The stretch of DNA GCTCCAGAAACTTAAGGAAATGACCAACCACCAGAAAAAACGAGCAGCTGAGATGATGGCATCTTTACTAAAAGACCTTGCAGAAATAGGAATTGCTGTGGGAAATAATGATGTAAAGGTAAATATAATAACTAAATATTAAGGACAATTTTCTGTATACACTTGTACTTTTGTTTACTACTAATATGAAGTTCTTTTCGTATTCATGATCTCATCCTCACAATCAGTCATGTGTAGTAGGTGCTATTAACTGCATGTTAAATAGATCAGGAGGGAGCAAGAGAATAAGGGCGCCCGAATAGATAAATTCAGTAGGTGGCATTTATTGGACCTCATGTTTGATTCTTTACTATAACATTTtccccaacctgggcaatgtggcaaaaccctgtctctacaaaaaatacaaaaatgagcctggcatggtggtgtgtccctatagtcccagctactggagtgggaggattgcttgagcctgggaggtcaaggctgcagtgagctgcaatcgcacgactgcactccagcgtgtgcaacagaacaagatgctgtctccagaaaaaaaaaaaaaaaagatttagcacTTAGAAATTACGTTAGTAAATTTCCATAAGTGAAATGATTGGAACAACAATTAAGATAAGTTCAGGGACCAGacatagtggctcaagcctgtaatcccagcactttgggaggccaaggcaggaggataacttgagcccaggagttcgagaccagcctgggcaacatggcgagaccctgtccctacaaaaaacttaaaaattagccgagcatgtgGGCATGGTGATACGTACCTGTAGTCCAAGGTAtttaagagactgaggcagaaggttAAGGATGCTGTGAACCATgtttgtgccatggcactccagcctgagcaacagagtgagaccctatctcaaaaaaaaaaaaaaaaaattagctcagggAATACATTAATAATGAATGGGCTTGTggttgctttaaatatttaaagaaaagtaaaagatgaGCACCgctttcttaattcttttttattttagtgtgaAAAATTGCAAACATATAATAGTAGAGAGAATAATGTAATGAGCTCCAgagttttcagttttcaaaatattgccatattttctttatatctctttGTCCTAATCTTTTTAAGAATACTAATATTGGTTGTTAGCATCAGGCATGTGACTTGGTAAAAACTAAGACCAAAGAATCAAACTAAGACTCTTAACTGAAAAACCATGCATATAACATGAAAGATTTGTACGTTGCAGTAGCTGTTTAGACTTTACCTTTTTGATTAAAGCCTAATTACAATAACAAAGAGAACATACACTTGGGTTTATATTGAGAGCCTTCTAAAAAGCCCAGTCTGTTAACCAGAGTTGGaactgaaataaaagttttgaCAATATGGAGTACACATTTCCGTCTGTTGTATTGTTTGATGTTGCTGTTTGCTGTTAACTGATTCTTcagtttaaaaatgaagaaaaagtattttaaaaaatagaaaaagaataaactaaaatcaaaataaaagttgctGTTTGTTGATGGAGGCAAGGATTCTCATGACTCTTCATATGTTATTCAGTGTACTCACTTTCGGGCCACTTGACTTGCTTTCTTTTCACCATCAGTCTAAACATTTCTGCCCTGTCCTGTTTATGGTGAAGTAATGTGAGATGTAGAGTAATGATGTGAGATGGAGAGAAATCTCTACGATGgaaaagtacatttattttatatcgCAGAACACCAGAGAGATGATGTTCAAAATTTGCTTTGTAGGTTTGCAACTTTTCAGAAAAATCTTACATTTTATGTTCAAATAATTATGATTTAAGTCAAAAAGTGTCGAGAGAGAGTGGAAATGGCTTATGTTTAGTGGCAGATGGATGAAATCCAGGTTCCCTGaccactagattttttttttttttttttttttttttgagacggaattttgctttgtcgcccaagctggagtgcagtggtgcttggctcactgcatcctccacctcccaggttcaagcagttttcctgcctcagcctcccgagtagctaggattacaggcgcgtgccaccacgcctcactaattctttgtatttttagtagagacggggtttcaccatgttagccaggatggtcttgatctcctgatctcgtgatccacccgcctcggcctgccaaagtgctgggattacagacgtgagctaccatgcacggccatagattttttttttatttcccactATACCATAGCATTTTGGAAATAAGTCATCTTTGCAAATAGctattctgatttaaaaaaaaaaaaaaaaaaaaggatcctcaGTATTTTTGTCATTAACAAGTAATTCTTTTCCTCTCGTCATATATAAGTCTGTTAGAgtgctacttttttcttttttgagatggagtctcgctctgtcgtccaggctggagtacagtggcgcgatttcggctcaccacaacctccgcctcctgggttcaagtgattcttctgcctcagcctcctaaatagctgggactacaggcgtgcaccaccacacctggctaatttttgtatttttagtagagatgggatttcaccatattggccagcctggtttcgaactcctgactgcaggtgatctgcccgcctcagcctcccaaagtgctgaaactacaggcatgagccattgtgtctggccCTAttgctgagttttgttttgttttgtttttgtttgttttgagatggagtcttgctctgttgcctaggttggagtgcagtggcaccgcaacctcctcttcctgggttcaagcgattctcttgcctcagcctcctgagtagctgggactacaggctcccactcccacgcctggctaagtttttgtatttttagtagcaacggggtttcaccatattgaccaggctggtcttgaactcctgacctcaggtgatccacccgcctcagcctcccaaagtactgggattacaggcgtgagccaccttacctggcctcctattgttgagttttaagagttcttcatATGTTTTGGATataagtcttttatcagatagtGCTTTGCATTATTTCGCAGTTTGTGGCTTTTTTTACTCTATTAATTGTCATCTTTTGCAgactaaaaatgtttaattttgatgaggtacAACTTACCAAGTTTTTCATTAATAGATTGTGTTTTTGGTATTGTATTTAAAAACTTATCGCCAAACCCAATATCACctagattttctcttatgttaaagttttcttttagttttgcatttacatttaggtctgtgatccatttgtAGTTAATTTTTCTGAAAGGGTAAGGTCTGTACCCAGGATTCATTGTTTTACATCTGGATGTCcagttgaagagactatcctctCCATCAaattgcctttgcacctttgtcagagatcagttgactgtattttgtggttttattgCTGGGCTCTTCATTCTGTTCTGTTAACCTATTTATCTGTTCTTTTGCCAGCACTCTACTGTtgtgattattatagctttacaGTAAGTTGCATAGTGTCAAGTCCTGTGACTTTGTTCTTCCTTAGTATTGTGttagctattcagggtctttgACTGTACATGTAAACTTTatcaatcatatcatctgcaaagacagttttatttctttctgaaagtTAAGGAATATACAGTGACCACAGTTCCTTTTGGTTGAGCTTAAAGGTCATCCTTTCCCCACCACCTAAATATCCTCTTGTTAAATTTTAAGCTGAACATGTACATGATTAACAGTGAATTTCCTGAAGAGGTCCtgtgaagaggaaataaaaaaattgaaagaggcAGAATTTATTAGTTtggttatatttttgtattttccttaggtttacatttatttatttttcttgttggcatgtattaacattattttcagtttaaaaaaaaagtaaggaaagcaAAAAGTAAGCTGTGTTTATTTACCTTTCATTGaaaacagtaataaaagaaaaaaataagatccaGACTTTGTATGAATATTGAgtaatactaaaatatattttataaaaagattttaCAGCCTAATTGGGAAAACAcacattgaacatttttttggctttaattttttattttactttttcctcacAGCAGCCCGAGGGAACTGGCATGATAGATGAAGAGTTCACTGTTGCAAGACTCTACATTAGCAAAATGAAGTCAGAAGTAAAAACCATGGTGAAACGTTGCAAGCAGTTAGAAAGCACACAAACTGAGagcaacaaaaaaatggaagaaaatgaaaaggagttAGCAGCATGTCAGCTTCGTATCTCTCAAGTAAGTTAcagaacaaaatttattttttgaaacagccACATAGAAATTGTATTTATTGTACAAGTTTTCAGAAAAATGTGTGTCTGTAGGTgaaatttagttgtttttttcctaGTCTAGCTGCAGTAAATTTGAATGATTTAACTGAGTTATATTTGCCTAGTATAAATGTGGGTTATGTATAGAAATTTACCAGAAAGATGTGACTGGTAGTAACTTGTTAAAGACTCCAGAATTCCAGGGTGGGCAAAACTGCAGGGAACCAGTTTCCTGGCTTGGCAACTGAATGAATGGGGCCATTCACCACAATCGGAATTTCACAAACAGGGAAGATGATAACGTTAGATGGCGGTAtctttaaaattagtatttcatATTTGAGTCTTCAGTGCCTTAGTTTGCTAGTTATGATGAccatttaattaattgattaaattctttaacatttcaaaattggCTCCTGaacattttaagtttaaatattcCCAAGTTTATCatatatagataataaaatgtttactgtCAAATATTCTTTAAAGTGTATGCATGAGATATGTTTTCCACTTCATACCagtatattttttccaaaagcatGAAGCCAAAATTAAGTCATTGACTGAATACCTTCAAAATGtggaacaaaagaaaagacagctggagGAATCTGTCGATTCCCTCAGTGAAGAACTAGTCCAGCTTCGAGCACAAGGTATAGCTCCCAACTGTTTATGAGTTACATCTATGTTCTTATTTTAGTATAATTGTAGTAAACTTAATATTCACACTGACAGAATAGTAGGGATATGACTGACTTGGAATGCTAAACAAATCATACATATTAATGTTgctttgaaacatatttttttttgctgttttgagacggagtctttgctgtgtcacccaggctggagtgcagtggcgctatcttgactcactgtagcctccacctcctgggttcaagcgattctcctgccacagcctccctagtagctgggaccacaggcacatgccaccatgcccagctaattttttgtgtttttagtagagacggggcttcaccgtgttagccagcatggtctcgatctcctgacctcgtgatccacctgcctcggcctcccaaagtgctgggattacaggcatgagccactgtgcctggcgaaaattttttttctttttttttttttttttaagattttgtttgaaTATGGAAATAGCCAATCTGGAGATTTCCCACAGTTATGAAGGGGGGgcggggcgtgtgtgtgtgtctgtgtctgtgtcttaacATAGGGTACTTAGGAGTTACCTCATTTCTTTATCGTTCCCTTAACTGTTCTGgattaggcaaaaaaaaaatgaacaaacaaaggAATACATAATACCAACACAATGGATATGACTTGTATACTAGTCTACATGTCATTGAACTGGGAGAGCAGGTGACATTTGGGTAATTTGAAGTCAAATATTGCTAAGGAAAATGCTTATTGTAAAATCCATTTGCTCCTTGGTTTATATGAGGAACCTTAAAGGCTTATTTCactcttctattttctctctattcAAACAGAGAAAGTCCATGAAATGGAAAAGGAGCACTTAAATAAGGTTCAGACTGCAAATGAAGTTAAGGCAAGTTTGATGTCACGTATCTAATGACTTTAATTCATCAGTATTAATTTTGATTAGTCTGACTTTAACATCCTTTTTCCCCTCAAAATTTTAGCAAGCTGTTGAACAGCAGATCCAAAGCCACAGAGAAACTCATCAAAAACAGATCAGTAGTTTGAGAGATGAAgtagaagcaaaagaaaaacttattACTGATCTTCAAGAGTAAGTATTATACTTCTCTagttagacaggaggaaagaAGCAGTTACTGATGGACACAGTATATTCTTATTAGAAACCTGCAGTTTTcatcaaaattacatttttatcttggaaaataaagaattttctcatttatgagtAAAACTTCTAAATTCCAGGtgaaatttttgaaacttttttttttagatcttttGTTCTAAATTATtcagtaaaaaggaagaaaaaaaaccccaacctAAGTCCATTATTGCAAATAGATACCACAGTCTCCTCCAAAtcctttatttaatttccttttttttttttttttgagacggagtctcgctgtgtcgcccaggctggagtgcagtggctggatctcagcttactgcaagctccgcctcccgggtttacgccattctcctgcctcagcctcccgagtagctgggactacaggtgcccgccacctcgcccggctagttttttgtattttttagtagagatggggtttcaccatgttagccaggatggtctcgatctcctgaccttgtgatccgcccgtctcggcctcccaaagtgctgggattacaggcttgagccaccgtgcctggcctaatttccttttttaaaaaaattcttggctgcgtgcagtggctgaTGGCCTGtgaccccagtgctttgggaggccgggacaggaggatcaccagaggccaggagttcatcaagaccagcctgggcaacatgttagtgagactccgcctctacacaaaacaaagttttaaattagctgagcatggtggtacatgcctgtagtcccagtgacccaggaggctgtggcacaagaattacttgaggAGTGTTGGAGttttgaggctgaagcaagctatgattgtactccagcctgggtgacagagtgagaccctgattcAAAATTCTTAACTGGGAAAAACTTTTCTGGAAATTCTATGGATTttcaaaggttttttgttttgttttgtttcttttaagttGTCATCTTAGTTTATCTAGAAGACAGTTTCCCTGCCTCCATAACCATGTGCACATACATAGAGTTTGTGGAAGTCAGAGTCTGCAACAATTTGAGTAGGGACCAGAAGAGAGTAACACAACAAAATGATGATTAGGTTTGGGGCATAGGTCTTACTATGAGTACCTGATGGAAGTAGGCATAAGGATTCAGGAAGATGAAAGACAGAGGAGAACAAAATCATGATTTCaaaccaaaataacaaaaaattttgtATGCCTGCAAGTAGCCAGGTCCCTTCCCTGTTTTCCTCCATGGGGGATAGGATAACAGAAAAGTCCTTGATGAGATTATAgaatttaaaagtttggaaattttaatGATGACATTGAGAAAACTATGATATTGAtactgtgttaattttttttttcttttgtcagccAAAACCAGAAAATGATGTTAGAGCAGGAACGTCTAAGAGTAGAACATGAGAAGTTGAAAGCCACAGATCAGGAAAAGAGCAGAAAACTACACGAACTTACGTgagtaattgtttttaattaaagtttaaaaataaaagctaaattagAGAATTATAGGCATTACCCTTGGATATAGCCAGTGGATACACATTTTACTTTGTATGGGCTAAAGGATTTTTTCTTAAATCCACTGAGTTGGTTTGATTTATATCTAAATACTTGTAATATATACTTGTATTTTAGTGAAAGCAAGGTcttatatttcattgtggttaaGATTTAGATTTCTGTTTATCAATCTGCTTGCTGTTTCTTTATCTCCATATTACTTCAAGATCCAGCATAAAAATGAATCTAAAACAATATATTAAGTAATTTAGAAGATTTTAAGATCTATCACAAAAACtgactttttgttaaattttcttttgcataaaAGAGCATTGTGGTTTTTAGCCTTGCCATTTTGAACAGAGGTTTTCAtagtttatcttttcttattttctcaaaaCTCAGTTTCCTAGAATCTTAGGTAGAAAATTCATGATTATAATTTTTCACATACCTTGAGTTTGTGAGACAATTTGCAGATGAACTGTGATATTATTAGGATAGTTGGAACATCAGGACCAGTTCAGAGTGGATTTTATGAAGATTCTGCTAACTTGCAGCTGTGATTTTGTTTAGAATACTTGATAGTTTATAATCAATCAGTATCATTTTGGATAAATAGCAGTATAATATAtgtggcatattttaaaatataaattagaaccaTTCCTTGTTCTTTGAATTCtgccacattttatttcatctcttcCATTGCTATATATGGAATGTATAACAATAAACTTGTTTTAGAAGGCATgtgaaaattttttgaaatcgcccaggtgcagtggctcacacccataatctcagcactttgggaggccaaggcaggagaatcagttgagcccagtGTTTGagaatcagcctgggcaatatagtgagaccctgtctctacaaaaaatttttagacAGGCCTGGTTGTACatgtctatggtcccagctacttgggagacaggtgaggaggatcacttgagcccaggaggttgaggttgcattgagcagTGTTTGGGACAGAaaccctgtgtccaaaaaaaaaaagacagcatggataaattgtttaaaataggCATCTTGTATTTATTTAAGAATTTGTCCTTTCAGATACAAAAGATTTTATTCAACTCTCATGCTAAGTACAGTTTTacagaataaaatttgaaaatatatgtttgttCTTCTACTGTTAGGGTTATGCAAGATAGACGAGAACAAGCAAGACAAGACTTGAAGGGTTTGGAAGAGACAGTggtaagaaaaacatgaaaataaataggatttgggaatattttgtgtgtttttttctaccATGATTATTCTAAATTTAAAGTCTGAACTCCAAAAATATCACTGTTCTTAATCCAAGGCAAAAGAACTTCAGACTTTACACAACCTACGCAAACTCTTTGTTCAGGACCTGGCTACCAGAGTTAAAAAGGTAAAGTAACTATGCTGAGGTGGGTGTTTGCATAAATGGTGCTTGCTTCTAGGTAATTCTTTGTATTCAAAGTGAAATAACTTTACAGTCATGTCAATTTTTGTATAGTTaagcttagattttttttattttttaaattttcataatctTATTGACCTCTTTTCTCAGAGTGCCGAGATTGATTCTGATGACACCGGAGGCAGCGCTGCTCAGAAGCAAAAAATCTCCTTTCTTGAAAATAATCTTGAACAGCTCACTAAAGTGCACAAACAGGTACTAAAGAGTATATTTTCTGGTAGCTGCaagatagtaaaaataaaaaatcgaGGATTGACAAGTGAGTATTTCAATCTTTCAGAGTCCTCAGGAATGTTTATATGCTGAGCCATTTTATcagaaattatataaagaaacCACAAGTAACTTTTAGAGAAGTTAGTATTTTTAACAACCTTATTACCAAAAGAGGCAGTAAAAACAtgtattctcattttctctttaggATTTTAAGACTggattttcataatttattcatgGTAATTTTGAAATCTCTACTACACAAGACTGCAGTTAAAATACTGCAAAGTCTTTTGGGGAGAGTGGTCTTTTTATATCTAATACCCCAGTGTGTCAAATATAATGAAGCAGTTTTCATTTCACCAGATTAGTTGTCTTACTGAAGAAACATAGCACTATCTTGTATTGTCTTTGCTTAGTAGAGGGAGAGAACAATTCTTCccctaaaaagttaaaagaaactaTACCTTTGTCAATAAATAGATGTGTGTATGATTTGTAGAGATGGATGTATTCCCTGTGTGTTTCTGCCTAAATTAGATAAATGGGAAACAATATAAAAtgcagttttacttcttttctaaagAGCAATTATGAAATGCTCGTACTTTTTCAAATCATCCTGTTAAATCTGGaatccttgttttgtttgtgtaCGTTTAGTTGGTACGTGATAATGCAGATCTCCGCTGCGAACTTCCTAAGTTGGAAAAGCGACTTCGAGCTACAGCTGAGAGAGTGAAAGCTTTGGAATCAGCCCTGAAAGAAGCTAAAGAAAATGCATCTCGTGATCGCAAACGTTATCAGCAAGAAGTAGATCGCATAAAGGAAGCAGTCAGGTCAAAGAATATGGCCAGAAGAGGGCATTCTGCACAGATTGGTTAGTAGAACACATTAAAACCTTTAAACCTTGCTCAATTTGAATGCTTGCGTTTAGCTGAAAACATAATCCGAATTTTATGTGTTGTCATGGTGcatctgtctttattttctaacTTAGCAAAGAGTGGCACTGTTGGGAGAGAGGAATAACCACATTAGCAGAACAAGAAGATAAatgagaactagagaagcaagcaAGAATGGTCCTGGAATGGAGAAACTATACAGAGCAGTATTATTAAAGCCAAGAGAATTGCAAGAAAATAAGCCATCAGCAATGATTTAATGTTTAAGAATGATCATTAgtggccaagcgcggtggctcacgcctgtaatcccaacactttgggaggccaaggcaggtgggtcacctgaggtcagaagttcgagaccagcctgactaacatcatgaaaccctgtctctactaaatacaaaaaaattagccaggcatggtggtgaacacctgtaacccagcaacttgggaggctgaggcaggagaatcgctggaacccaggaagtggaggttgccaagatggcaccattgcactctggcctgggtgacgagcgagactccgtctcaaaaagaaaaaaaaaaaaatggtgcaggaagtgtttttttgttgttttttagtttgttttttgagacagagtttcactcttgttgctcaggctggagtgcaatggcgtgatcctggctcactgcaacctctgcctcccgggtttaagtgattctcctgcctcagcctccctagtagctggaattgcaggtgcaagccaccatgcccagctaattttgtatttttagtagagacagggtttttccttgttggtcaggctggtctcgaactcctgacctcacatgatccacctgcctcggcctcccagaatgttgggattacaggcgtgagccactgtgcccagccttttttttttttttttttttttttttaatgacatggTCTTGCATGTCACCCATGCTGTTCTGCAGTAGtgcaattacggctcactgcagccccaacctcccaggctcatgcgatcctcctacctcagccttccaaggagccgggactacaggtgcatgccaccacacccagctaatttttttattttctgtagagacaggattttgccttATTGCCTAGTCTGATCTTCAACTCCTagacccaagtgatccacccacctcagcctctcaacatgctgggattatgcaggcatgagccattatgcctggccagaaagattttttttaaaggctaagaATTATATAGGTCCTAGAGAAAAGGatgctacagaaaagaaaatgtgatggagaaacaaaaaggcaaagaaaaacaaaacatttgggAATTTGTTGTGAATAGAAGAAACCTTAACAGGTCATTGCAGTCACATCTTAAGCTTTATTCTAAAGTCcgtctttatttttcatattagcTAAACCTATTCGTCCCGGGCAACATCCAGCAGCTTCTCCAACTCACCCAAGTGCAATTCGTGGAGGAGGTGCATTTGTTCAGAACAGCCAGCCAGTGGCAGTGCGAGGTGGAGGAGGCAAACAAGTGTAAACATTTATACCTACCCACAGGTTTGTTATTTATATCTGGCTTTTCATATCTGTCTGTGGAAAATTGGTTGTCAAAtaggttttttgatttttaaaaaaattctcacattggtgttatgattttttttttaacttaagcaattataaaagtaatttagCTTGATCTTTTTGTATAGTTTAGATCATACTGTATATTCAAATTTGTGGTCTTAATTGTTTTGAAATCTAGCATTGGACCATTTGTAATAGCTCTTGATATTCAGTCTAATGGATGTACCATGAtttataaacattcctttttgctggacatgtaattatataattttttccataactgaaattttcaaaaactaaaattttcatatatgaaatttgaaacttttttttttttgagatggagtctcactcttgtcacccagccttgagtgcaatggcgtgatctcagctcactgcaacctctggctcctgggttcaagcgatccacctgcctcagcctccggaatagctgggattacaggctcccgccaccatgctcggctaatttttgtatttttagtagagatgaggttttaccatgttggccaggctggtctcaaactcctgacttcaggtgatccgcctgccttggcctctcaaagcactgggattacaggcgtgagccaccgcgcccggcctgaaacaTCTTGTATTCCCTAACCTGTTAGAGATTATTTCCAGGAGGTTCCCAGAAATGCAGTTACAAGGAAATGTGAACATTTTTTAAGGCTCTTG from Papio anubis isolate 15944 chromosome 11, Panubis1.0, whole genome shotgun sequence encodes:
- the KIF5B gene encoding kinesin-1 heavy chain isoform X2 encodes the protein MDTIDEGKSNRHVAVTNMNEHSSRSHSIFLINVKQENTQTEQKLSGKLYLVDLAGSEKVSKTGAEGAVLDEAKNINKSLSALGNVISALAEGSTYVPYRDSKMTRILQDSLGGNCRTTIVICCSPSSYNESETKSTLLFGQRAKTIKNTVCVNVELTAEQWKKKYEKEKEKNKILRNTIQWLENELNRWRNGETVPIDEQFDKEKANLEAFTVDKDIAITNDKPATTIGVMGNFTDAERRKCEEEIAKLYKQLDDKDEEINQQSQLVEKLKTQMLDQEELLASTRRDQDNMQAELNRLQAENDASKEEVKEVLQALEELAVNYDQKSQEVEDKTKEYELLSDELNQKSATLASIDAELQKLKEMTNHQKKRAAEMMASLLKDLAEIGIAVGNNDVKQPEGTGMIDEEFTVARLYISKMKSEVKTMVKRCKQLESTQTESNKKMEENEKELAACQLRISQHEAKIKSLTEYLQNVEQKKRQLEESVDSLSEELVQLRAQEKVHEMEKEHLNKVQTANEVKQAVEQQIQSHRETHQKQISSLRDEVEAKEKLITDLQDQNQKMMLEQERLRVEHEKLKATDQEKSRKLHELTVMQDRREQARQDLKGLEETVAKELQTLHNLRKLFVQDLATRVKKSAEIDSDDTGGSAAQKQKISFLENNLEQLTKVHKQLVRDNADLRCELPKLEKRLRATAERVKALESALKEAKENASRDRKRYQQEVDRIKEAVRSKNMARRGHSAQIAKPIRPGQHPAASPTHPSAIRGGGAFVQNSQPVAVRGGGGKQV